Part of the Kwoniella pini CBS 10737 chromosome 6, complete sequence genome is shown below.
aacGAGAAGTTTGTCACTTGAAAGCTCAACAGGAGACTTCTTTGAAAGTGACTTTGATAATGGAGGACTCGGCCGGCATGTCGATATATTCATATCGTGCTGTCCCTATCGGTTCCCGATCATGCTATGTCATTACACTTTCATCGTGGTCCCGTGACATTCCTAGGTGGGCAATCAAAAGATGTCAGTTAATGTACTCCGTCAAGCTGTGTagtaattgataaatcaaagtCACTAACAACGAGGCGAAGTCAGATTATTACCTATATAAAAGGATTGGAGAACGGGTGTTATACGAGGTTGCCAGATAGATAATCTATTCCCAAGCAATCTTCTTAACGCTTAAACTACTAGAAATAATAGATATTACCAAGTTTCAACTATCTAAAGTCACTATTTGTTGCCAATGACAATCATaatcttcaaatcaatatacaGCCCGAAAAGCAGAAAAGTCAGAGAGAAAGGTAATTTTTAACCCTCGAATACCGATTCACACCTTGATAAGCTGATATCGTATTCATAACAGGTACTTCTTCCATTTATGAGAAAATAAAAGACGATTCAAATATCGTTAAAGAAAAGGAACCTATGAGATTAAGAGGgggttgttgttgttctaCTAGAGCTGTAAGTTGTGGTAGCTTAACCATACAAGTGTATCATTACATTGATATATCGGCTGacaatttccttttttcttccCCCTTTGTTTGCATATCGTTATTTGCAACTCTAGTTCGAGTAAGTCAGAATCCGCGTCAACTTATCATATGAGCTCTGGCTAATGAGCACTTAATCGCTGAACTATAGTGATGTACCCAGAGCTAAACCACGAAGAGGTCATAGAAGGAATTACGGTGTAATAGCTGCAGCAGCAGGTGCAGCCTAATCTCCTTATTTACCATATCCAAGTTTGACCAACTACGAACCGGATCTCGAGCTCTACAAAATATATCTCTCCAATTCGTACAATTGATCAATGTATATAGACGTATCATATACAACAGTTCTTCATGTGTGTAGTAAATTGCGCCGAAAATACAATGATCGCCAATCTACCATGCCGGTCTTGGCAATATACCGAAATAGCACTTTACAATCAAGCACGTTCgttcaatttcactttgATTTCGCCTTATTACCCATGATCTCTAAGGTTAGAAGTGACACATGCTTATCTGGCTGTACATagattattgatgatgtagTCGGCTGTGCAAACATGAATGTTCCTGTTTTATCGTTTCAAGCTATAAACTGCATATACTTTATTCATAGATTGTCTGTCAATGAGTATAAGTGTAGCATATTCCGCAATTATCAGACTCATTTAAAGATAATCTAGAGTATACAGTAAATCATGAACGAACAGAAGATTTCGTGAgtgaatttcttcatctaatcaAACAACTGACCATTCCCACTCAAGTTTTCACAGCTTCAGTTATATTGACTATCTTATAGTAATACCAATGCGAACGAAAATACATATATCAATTCGGAGCCTATAACGACTGAACCTATAAAAGGTATTAAGAAACCAGTGATAAAACCATTCATTGATAAACCTCCGAATGGTGAAGGTACAAGAAATAAACCTTTAGGttcagaagaattaggaAATCCTATAGGATGTGGTCCTGATCATTTTGGAAAATGGTTAATGGCATGTTCACGTTGTTAAACGTATTGAATCAGTCAAATAGTTAACTATCATTACACCACGACATTTGACCGACGACCTTTAATCAAACATTTAACTTCTATGCATCGACTTATATATGTTTACAAATCATAAACTCCATTCATCAGAAATCCtcttatcatcttttactaattttcttctatcaaattcaactaatCGATTGAGTGAAATTAATGTTCCCTTGAAGGTAATCTACTTaaacctctttcttcttcgtacctttcttcttcttcttcttcatcaccttcttcatgCCATTTTCTAGCTCTATTAACAGCTTTTTCCCATCCTTTTATAGCTCTaactctttctttttcaggtaattcagGTTCAAAAATGTGTACTCCAGCGGTATTAACATCAGCAAGAGTTTCAGGTTTTGATAAATCCCAACcaaataatttcaatgcGCTTGCTGCTAATAATGCTGATCCAAGAGCTGTAGATTCTCTCATTGCAGGTCTAGCCACATTGAATCCACCAATCtataaaaaacaaattgaaatgagCATATAATCAAGCCTTTGAAATGAAAACTCTTCATGTACGTTGCTGCAAATCCTGAGAAAACCGATCACTCACATTGGCTTGTAATTGCATTGCTAAATCTGAATTTGTAACACCACCGTCCACCTTCAATGTTTCACATTTTGTattactttctttttcaataacGTCCAATACAGCTCTACTTTGGAAACATACAGCTTCTAATGTTGCTCTTGCGATATGGGCTGAAGTAGTGTACGATGTTAAACCGATGATAGTACCAGAAGCTTCTCTATCCCAGTAACTGTGAAAGTTTGAGATTAATAATCAGTCATTCAAGTATATCTATATGATAGGGTGTCTATTGTTGATGGAATACTTACGGAGCAAGTAATCCACTGAAAGCGGTGACAAAGTATACACCTCCCGTATCAGACACTGAACCAGCAAGTATGTCCATATCGGATGACTCCTCAATcatgttgatttgatctcTTAACCTAATCATTTTGTCATGCATCAGACTTAGCCAGCTAGCACATAGGGAGAAAGAGCTTACCATTTAATGGCGGATCCAGCGACCGCGATAGAACCTTCAAGTGCGTAGACCGGTTTAGCATCTGGTCCAGCTTGGAAAGCGACGGTGGAGATTAAACCGTAATTTGATCGAACACATTCTTCACCAGTGTTAAACAAAACGAAAGCACCAGTACCATAAGTACATTTTGCTTCTCCCTTTCTTAAACATTTGTTTCCTACTAATGCAGCTTGTTGATCTCCTACAATACCAGCGATAGGTACAGAGGTTAAAGAAGTTTCACATCGTTCGGAAATTGTACCGTAAATTTCGGAAGATGAGACGATCTTTGGTAAGACTGAAGGTTTGATACCGAAGAATCTAAGTAAAGGTGGATGCCATTGTAAAGTCTTCAAAGAGATAAGTAGAGTACGAGAAGCGTTGGTCACGTCCATGATGTGTAATCCACCTTGTTCTCTACCAGTCAAGGCCTAATAACCGTTGCGGAgcaaatcaattacaacCGGTCATCTTGAATTACAGTATTGAACATTTACTCACGTATACAAGCCAAGTATCAACAGTACCAAACAtcagatcatcatcttcatgaGCCTCATGCACATCTCGATTGTGATCCAACATCCATCGTAGCTTGATAGCTGAGAAATAGGTAGAAAGGGGAATACCCGTACTACAGgataaaattattagatattCGTCTAACCTCAAAAGTGATATGGGACATTCTGACTTACACGTCAACAATCCCTTCTTTACCCTTTCTCTTCTTATGAACGTGAGTGCTAGCGTCACCATTAGTTTGAGGTATAGTTTTAGTCTCGGTTTTAGTCTTAGATTCATTCTCGGCTAATCCAAgcttttctaatttttcacCAACTTTCTCAGctaatccatcttctttcttttggCCATCTTCAGTTTCAATTACTACAtcacctttttcaccaAACGCAGCTTCTTCACCGCCTGTACCAATTTCAACGTCTTCAGGTACTCCATGTAggtcttcttcctcatcatcaatatccaaaccttcttcctctaatttcttttcatacTCCCTTACGACGCCTAAAGTTCGAGAATCGTCCCATACTATCGCGTTACATAGCGGTTTACCTGTTTTTCGTGACCAACATACGGTCGTTTCTCTCTGATTGGTTATACCTACGATGAGTCACACAGCGAAGCAAGTCAGAAAGACACTTCTAAATTAGGAAAGGATGTTGACTCACCAATACCCTTTATACTCTTTCTTGACCAACCCATCcattctaatttttcaacaGATTTATTGATACATTCGGTCATGGCGTCGACAAGAGCTTCTGGATCATGTTCATGCCAACCTGCGTGGGGTAGGATTTGCTCAAACTCTGTTTGGTGTTCTGCGATGATTTTGGCTCGTTTgtcaaagatgatgaaacgGGTGGAACTGCAATAGGCAAATCTCGTCAGCTTTTCTACGCTTCCCCTGTGGTACTATGGACGGAGATGAGGGGACCTACGTAGTACCACAATCCAATGAACCGATAAATTGACCTTGTCTAAGCTCTCTGTTTCCATCTAATCCACTAAATCCACCTGAACCCTCAAAATAGGCTCTGGGAGCCTGAGTATGATCATTTCCTAATGGGAGAGTAGGTGAACCGGCTCTGgaaagtaaagaaggtgtagtGGGGCCAGAATAATCTTGTCTTTGAATTGGTCTAGGGCCAGAAGACATATGAGATGCAGTTGATCCTCTTCTAGATAAAGATGCACCACCGTAACCACCAACAACGCTACCTCCAGTACCAGGAGGAGGATTTCCATCACCACCACTGAAATATGAAACTTGTCTTTGCATTCCAGGTTGTTGAGTTTGAGGTGTTGCTTGttgagaagagaaagatggTCTACCTGAAGCAACTTCCGAAAGTCTTCTAGGTACTGGAGCTTGAATTCCAGAAATGGATGGTCTTCTAGAATTTGCAGGTGAGACTTGAGGAGAAGTTTCAAAAACAGGTGTGAATCCACCTGATTGaccaaatccacctccCACTCCACTTGAAGAAACTGGAGTTGTAGCTAATGGAGATGGATTCTTCATTGAAGACATTTGTAAATCTACGGGAGGTTGTCGCGACATTTTCTACAAAGTATTAGGTATTCCTCTGTTCTCGTATAGtacttttttattattgtCTTGGCTTtgaagattatcaatttagCGTCTAACCTTGGTCACGAGGTCTAACACTACTATTCCACAAGAATGAAAACCGAAATTTGTTATCCGTTTGTGtaatgaagaaaggaaaCAAGGCCGGATACTGATAGAAGTAACGGAAGGTGCGGACTTGAACGGGCCGGCGAATCCTTTGTCCGAAATAAAAACAATTGATAACGAATCAGCCAAGAAAGTGCCCgatgatttgttgaatttttcttgaatttatcGTTGAAAAGGTGATTTCATGTATTGATTGAAACAAATTTGATTCGACAAATATAAGTGCGATAGAGAATGGGAATATCACCCAGGTTATACATCAAAGTCTAGGTATATAGTAGTCAGAGTAGTATAGATTATAGTTGGCGGATTCAggtttttttctttttctttttttggTCACTTTAATTCGGTCACTCTACAAAGCGGTTCCCGTTACGAGATCATTTTACCTGATTTCTACCTTTAGTCCACTCAAACATTATGGAAAACGTCATATAAGACTGTTGCCGCACTCTTACCGAACTGCGTATTTTGTCATTTTCGTTGGTTAAATTAGTGATTTATCCTTAATTTGCAGGGAGAGATCCTGATTAATCAAGGGAAACCGGACCGCTTCTCCGTGAGAACGCTTGTCCCCCTCCTCGCCCCTTGGGGACTAaacctcatcttcatctgtaaGAGcctgataattcaaatactCGAAAGCGACCTAAAAAGGTATTCTAATCTCGGTCCCTTCCGTGGCGTCATATTCCAGACCAATTAACCACTCGCGTGGTTTTGACTAGTTTGTGACCGTGGGAATCCCAATAACCCAGTCGCGTTTACGTTTGATTAGAGTTTGAGCATATGACACGATCAAGTCAacaaaaatatcaaattcttgTCTCTCTTCGACAAGACTTAGGACATATTATAATCGCAGCTGCATAGCGTGTACTACGAGATCGACCAGGAATACCAGACTGGCAGCGACTCTTTATGTGCCTTCCTTGAGCTGAATCCTGTTGCCTTAAGAAACTGACACTCCCGATTTCAAGATGGCTCCCAGGACATCTCGGTCGCCTGCTCCTTATGGGGTATCGCCTAAACACAAATGGTCAAAATCATTACCAGCACACAATAACCATTCATCTCTTCCTACCTCCTTCCCCCTCTCATCAGTAGGCATGATACCTCATTCAGTACCTCGACCAATTCGACGACCAAAAAAAATCCTATATTTAATGGTGATTTTCTTCCTCTTATATTGGTTCGGAATACGGCATGGATTAGGTATAGAA
Proteins encoded:
- a CDS encoding glycerol kinase, with the protein product MSRQPPVDLQMSSMKNPSPLATTPVSSSGVGGGFGQSGGFTPVFETSPQVSPANSRRPSISGIQAPVPRRLSEVASGRPSFSSQQATPQTQQPGMQRQVSYFSGGDGNPPPGTGGSVVGGYGGASLSRRGSTASHMSSGPRPIQRQDYSGPTTPSLLSRAGSPTLPLGNDHTQAPRAYFEGSGGFSGLDGNRELRQGQFIGSLDCGTTSTRFIIFDKRAKIIAEHQTEFEQILPHAGWHEHDPEALVDAMTECINKSVEKLEWMGWSRKSIKGIGITNQRETTVCWSRKTGKPLCNAIVWDDSRTLGVVREYEKKLEEEGLDIDDEEEDLHGVPEDVEIGTGGEEAAFGEKGDVVIETEDGQKKEDGLAEKVGEKLEKLGLAENESKTKTETKTIPQTNGDASTHVHKKRKGKEGIVDVTGIPLSTYFSAIKLRWMLDHNRDVHEAHEDDDLMFGTVDTWLVYALTGREQGGLHIMDVTNASRTLLISLKTLQWHPPLLRFFGIKPSVLPKIVSSSEIYGTISERCETSLTSVPIAGIVGDQQAALVGNKCLRKGEAKCTYGTGAFVLFNTGEECVRSNYGLISTVAFQAGPDAKPVYALEGSIAVAGSAIKWLRDQINMIEESSDMDILAGSVSDTGGVYFVTAFSGLLAPYWDREASGTIIGLTSYTTSAHIARATLEAVCFQSRAVLDVIEKESNTKCETLKVDGGVTNSDLAMQLQANIGGFNVARPAMRESTALGSALLAASALKLFGWDLSKPETLADVNTAGVHIFEPELPEKERVRAIKGWEKAVNRARKWHEEGDEEEEEERYEEERGLSRLPSREH